In the genome of Anabrus simplex isolate iqAnaSimp1 chromosome 2, ASM4041472v1, whole genome shotgun sequence, the window TATAAACGTATTCAGCTAAACATGAATACAACTCTTCTTGGAAGATAGGGAAAGACTTAGTTCCATGAAGAGGTATTAAAACTTTCTGAAGGAATAACTTGTGTTCGTTCTCTAAGGGCAATGCTAATTCAGTTTCGATAGATTCATAGAGAATTAATATTTCCCGAATTCCAGCAAAATCTTCTCTTTCATAGATGAATGAGAGCAAAATGTTAGAAATTTGCTTGCGGATAAAGCTTTGTAAGTTACGAAAATTGCGGTATATCCGGAACAAAATCATTTTCATGTAAGTACGTTCAGCAGGGCAGTCACTCTGAAACTGATTCAGGATTTTATGCACGAGAATTCTATCTACCACATTCTCCAAACCAGAAGGATCAGAAAATATAGTTTGCAAACAATAGAGGATTAACTGGTAGAGAATACTTAATTCAGGGAAATGGGTATGTATAATTTCATCTTCTATTTCGTAATCATCGTAATCTAGTGGTCGAGGTTCTCCAGGACAATTTATCCACGTCAAGTGAGCTAAGAACATTCTAATAACCTCAGGGCATACTACAGTTGGTGACAACGTGGCTTGCTTATCTCTCACGAAGTCCCGAAGTTCAACGAGGATGGTGTATTTGGTTTCTCTGGCGGGACCTCTCACGATGTTGGTACACTGACGCACCTTGGAGATGAACAAACTTTGTTTTTCCTCCAGAGGAACATCTCTCAGGTAAGGTAACGGATTCAACTGGACATCAACGTAATTGTTGTATCTCATTTCTTCTAGCACTTCCTTTGTCCTCTTGTACGGAAATGGTTCCACAGGAGGATCAATTCCTTTTATCATTACTGTTATAACATTTGAATTTCAATCGAAATTGATTTGCTGTTTTTGTTCGAGGGTTAATGGACACCTGGTGTCTGAAGGTCACCTCACTGGCCACGTCCCTCAGCTCGACTGATGGCGGCTCACTGGAAAGTAAAACACAAGTTGAATTCAATAGAGAAATCTACACTGAAAAGAAGTTCAGGAATGAAGAAGGAAGAGGAAtatttatggaaaaaaaaaaagcagagaagGAAAGGAGTTACCAAGGGAAATGCGTCCCTTACCACGGACGTATTTCGATGGAGATACAACAGGGTCTGTCTAGACCAGCGGTTCCCCCCATCTCCCCTTTCTGGAGGTTCACCAACACCTATCGCCCCCTTTCATTTTCACtgtatgcctaattttaatttgaagtaaagtgtacataataaagcagttttattattttaaacaattttattaccGTATATAAAACAACCAAACGAGTTTTATTCGGCcactttcaaaaatagaaaaaatacaatGTACATTTTTAAAGAGATTTTAAAGAACAAAGCAGTGAAATAATAAACTAAGATCATTGACGTGCCGTACATTTAAGAAACAGGAATAcatgtttttcatttttaaattggaatctggaaacattgaagaaggtgacagttaaaatttgaaaacgttaatgaaagtttgaaaacatttttattgttttttttttacctttccCATGGCTGCGTTGTGCTTGGTGTATTTCAGTTAAAGCTAGAATATCCGGCTTTATGCTCATCAAGTTCAGGCACAAGTCTCCTTTGAGGCATATGtccaacttatttctttgttttgtgaggagctggactacagaactaaatcctttttcaactaaATATGTTGACGGGAAGGAGATGATGAGTGGTTCAGGTTTTCTCCTacagttgtggataagtgtccataagcttcacTCAGACTAACTCGaaaccgctctgcttgaaaataatgttcacctcacagtcatacttcagatccAGAAACTCCGTCTGCAAAGTTATCAAGCTTATCCGCAGCTTCAAACGAGATCTAGAATTcaatccggaatttgtaacttggtcaaatgATCTTTCATACGCGAAGGCTTCATGGCTTCATTACGAGTAAATGTTTTATCGCACAAAAGACAGTGTGGAAACTGCACATTTTGCGGTAACGCGATCaaaccgaattttaaatactcagctgagtactgacgacacttctttttttttttatccattgtgcatgaacttctGGATTTCAAAACAAACGCACAAAAACAGAAAAGACACGCACCAAAACTTATGGCgaggcacacaaaggctagttGAGACTGAAGACGAACGCAACGTGTCCGGctgtcacccggcggcaccgggttcgattcccggccgcgtcaggggtttctaattgtaaatgattaatatccctggcctggggcctggatgtttgtgccgtccttaactttcctttcctcacattcaacactttacacttccgcaattccaattacactcaAGTTCATATCATATGttacaagtaggggcaaaagatctctataggtcgacgccccgaacaaatagcattaaaaa includes:
- the LOC136864925 gene encoding serine/threonine-protein phosphatase 2A 56 kDa regulatory subunit epsilon isoform, whose amino-acid sequence is MIKGIDPPVEPFPYKRTKEVLEEMRYNNYVDVQLNPLPYLRDVPLEEKQSLFISKVRQCTNIVRGPARETKYTILVELRDFVRDKQATLSPTVVCPEVIRMFLAHLTWINCPGEPRPLDYDDYEIEDEIIHTHFPELSILYQLILYCLQTIFSDPSGLENVVDRILVHKILNQFQSDCPAERTYMKMILFRIYRNFRNLQSFIRKQISNILLSFIYEREDFAGIREILILYESIETELALPLENEHKLFLQKVLIPLHGTKSFPIFQEELYSCLAEYVYMDSSLGKMILDGMIAYWPKNNSRKEIVFLRQMREFASTMGAVDFPAILEPYYRHLSKVALTNHFKVADELIGLLKDDFIFRTIEEYSELLMPIIVPALKRISEEHWNNMIAYQARKTLRRLEKWSFNLHSTCM